From a region of the Chiloscyllium punctatum isolate Juve2018m chromosome 1, sChiPun1.3, whole genome shotgun sequence genome:
- the ppef2a gene encoding serine/threonine-protein phosphatase with EF-hands 2, giving the protein MGCGNSRVNTNSMKRSVKEYHCTAGTAIKAAILIQRWYRQYVARLEVRRRCTWTIFQSIEYAGEQDQIKLHDFFSYLMDHFTPASGNEQDHISQIFTQPNRSCKDAEQDNQCIYSNIEISGSYTGPHLCFPLTPAHVTALLEAFKNEQQLHAHYVLELLNETRKHLEHFPNINHLSTSYSKEITICGDLHGHLDDLFLIFYKNGLPSPEKVYVFNGDYVDRGKHSIEILLILFAFQLAYPKAIYLNRGNHEDHVINLRYGFTKEVMQKYQVHGSRILKLIQSVFSWLPLATIIDEKVLILHGGISEATDLDFLSKIDRHKYVSALRPHKRKRNEWSKQVSDQKQYFNGGNEQCVNKSDQTPRKLLLPGIFNLHSHTYKNQRGQSSGTTCVKEKEISRRVRCSVEEELDKCRRKVGFSNTYEESKTSQPMLDSDTQEILDFDKHEWKQIVDILWSDPMHQEGCIPNKVRGGGCYFGPDVTEKILQKHKLQLLIRSHQCKQEGYEFCHNEKVLTIFSASNYYEIGSNKGAYVKLGPDLVPHFVQYQVSQSTRKLTLRQRVSRVERSALGALRKKIFAHKSDLISAFEHYDKNKTGKISLNDWADALEETLALGLPWRVLRSQLVPSAPNGLLNFYLWFDDLAKEKPIAQYVQPSLLEMLYRSRSDLETIFRIIDSDNSGLITFEELQKTCKLLSSHLNIDVSDKAIGDLARSMDFNKDGSIDINEFLEAFRLVDSSSY; this is encoded by the exons CTGCATGACTTTTTCAGTTATTTGATGGACCACTTTACTCCAGCTTCTGGCAATGAAC AAGATCATATTTCCCAAATTTTCACTCAGCCAAATAGGTCATGTAAGGATGCAGAACAGGATAATCAATGCATCTACAGTAATATTGAGATTTCAGGCTCTTACACTGGACCCCATCTCTGTTTCCCGCTCACTCCTGCACATGTAACTGCCTTACtggaagctttcaaaaatgaacaA CAGCTTCATGCTCACTATGTATTAGAGCTTCTCAACGAAACCAGGAAGCATTTGGAGCATTTTCCAAATATCAACCACCTTTCTACCTCCTACAGTAAAGAAATTACAATATGCG GTGATTTACATGGACATTTGGATGACttatttttaatattttataAG AACGGTCTGCCATCACCAGAAAAGGTGTATGTCTTTAACGGAGACTATGTTGACAGAGGGAAACATTCCATTGAGATTCTGCtaattctgtttgcatttcaactTGCTTATCCAAAAGCAATCTATCTAAACAGAGGAAACCATGAAGATCATGTCATCAACTTAAG ATACGGGTTCACAAAGGAAGTAATGCAGAAATATCAG GTGCATGGCAGTAGAATACTGAAATTAATACAGAGTGTTTTCAGTTGGTTGCCACTAGCAACAATTATAGACGAAAAAGTATTAATTTTACATGGAGGTATTTCAGAAGCAACAGATTTGGATTTCCTAAGCAAGATTGACAGACACAAG TATGTTTCAGCCTTGAGGCCACACAAAAGGAAAAGGAATGAATGGAGCAAGCAAGTGTCAGATCAGAAACAATACTTCAATGGGGGTAATGAGCAATGTGTGAACAAGTCTGATCAAACTCCAAGGAAGTTGTTGTTACCCGGCATCTTTAACCTTCATTCTCATACGTACAAGAATCAGAGGGGGCAGAGTTCTGGCACAACATGTGTAAAGGAAAAGGAAATCTCTCGAAGAGTAAGGTGCTCAGTTGAGGAGGAACTAGACAAATGTCGTAGAAAAGTGGGCTTCAGTAACACGTATGAAGAATCTAAAACATCACAGCCCATGTTAGATTCAGATACTCAAGAAATCCTTGACTTCGATAAGCATGAATGGAAACAG ATTGTGGACATCTTATGGAGTGACCCAATGCATCAGGAAGGTTGTATCCCAAATAAAGTCAGAGGAGGTGGATGCTACTTTGGACCTGATGTGACTGAAAAGATTCTACAGAAACACAAATTACAGCTCTTGATCAGGTCCCATCAGTGTAAACAGGAGGGCTATGAGTTCTGCCACAATGAAAAG GTCCTGACCATATTTTCTGCTTCTAATTATTATGAAATTGGCAGTAACAAAGGAGCTTATGTGAAACTTGGCCCTGACCTTGTTCCTCATTTTGTACAGTATCAAGTTAGCCAAAGTACTCGGAAACTAACCCTGAGACAAAG AGTGAGTAGAGTTGAGAGATCAGCATTAGGAGCTCTGCGGAAGAAGATTTTTGCTCATAAATCAGACCTCATCAGTGCATTTGAGCATTATGATAAGAATAAAACAG GTAAAATATCACTGAATGACTGGGCAGATGCCTTGGAGGAAACTTTAGCTTTGGGACTGCCGTGGCGTGTTTTGCGATCGCAACTTGTGCCCAGTGCTCCGAATGGACTTCTGAATTTTTACTTATGGTTCGATGATCTTGCCAAAGAGAAACCCATTGCACAG TATGTCCAACCTAGTTTGCTGGAAATGCTTTACAGAAGCAGGTCTGACCTGGAAACCATTTTCAGAATTATTGACAGTGACAACTCTG GTCTGATAACGTTCGAGGAATTGCAAAAAACTTGTAAACTCCTCAGTTCTCACCTTAACATTGATGTTAGTGATAAAGCCATTGGTGACCTGGCTCGCagtatggacttcaacaaggatGGAAGTATAGACATTAATGAGTTCCTTGAGGCTTTCCGTCTGGTTGACAGCTCAAGTTACTAA